In one Candidatus Nitronereus thalassa genomic region, the following are encoded:
- a CDS encoding OmpA family protein codes for METRAYLKVLVLGLLCMSVFVTGCSRQLYTAMVSSDKGLNGKLASLSSPGLANQGLDGAQSHGVGSDVLGAAANSRQSPVSARKKGEIPLSQELGKTQGELANSNSEKGHPRNDLHARNSDGLTSNDLTNAGSAPTSGFGERGADSRIESSQEFSAPLEDITPLQDKKFLTEMAAASATGEFPLDTHGGTSSHGKGSEFMPLGDELFVQGTLGDVFFDYDAASIRSDAAPVLQTNAQLLKSRFENRQIIIEGHADERGTVEYNLVLGERRAQSSKQYLVDLGVSPSDIQTISYGKEKPFCHTSNPDCWKLNRRGHFVLQ; via the coding sequence ATGGAAACGCGTGCTTATCTGAAGGTCTTGGTGTTAGGGCTACTTTGTATGAGCGTCTTTGTGACTGGTTGTTCACGGCAGCTGTATACCGCCATGGTCAGTAGTGACAAGGGGTTAAATGGAAAATTAGCTAGCCTCTCATCTCCAGGCTTGGCCAATCAAGGCCTTGATGGTGCCCAATCTCACGGGGTCGGCAGCGATGTATTAGGAGCCGCTGCAAATTCCCGTCAATCACCGGTCTCAGCAAGGAAGAAGGGAGAGATTCCTTTGTCTCAAGAATTAGGCAAGACTCAAGGGGAACTTGCCAATAGCAACTCGGAGAAAGGCCACCCCAGAAACGATCTTCATGCCAGGAATTCTGATGGCTTGACTTCCAATGATTTGACAAATGCAGGAAGCGCACCAACATCAGGTTTTGGAGAGCGCGGTGCTGATTCCCGTATCGAAAGTAGTCAGGAATTTTCTGCTCCTTTGGAGGACATAACGCCTTTGCAGGACAAGAAATTTTTGACTGAAATGGCGGCAGCTTCAGCAACTGGAGAGTTTCCCTTAGATACTCATGGTGGGACTTCTTCTCACGGAAAGGGGAGTGAGTTCATGCCTTTGGGGGATGAACTCTTTGTACAGGGGACATTGGGAGATGTCTTTTTCGATTATGATGCGGCTTCGATCAGATCAGATGCTGCACCGGTTCTCCAAACGAATGCTCAGCTGCTAAAATCACGGTTTGAAAATCGTCAAATCATCATCGAAGGTCATGCGGATGAGCGAGGGACGGTGGAATATAATTTGGTACTCGGTGAGCGTCGCGCACAATCGTCTAAACAATATCTCGTAGATTTGGGTGTTTCGCCATCAGATATTCAAACCATCAGTTATGGAAAGGAAAAACCCTTTTGCCATACTTCCAATCCTGACTGCTGGAAACTCAATCGCCGTGGGCATTTTGTGCTGCAATAA
- a CDS encoding PIN/TRAM domain-containing protein codes for MVFHSLFIIGSIFAGVALGLKFGTGSFLDGLFGAGLMFCASLVLIWLEYKVFPIKPVETVGSLVGFSFGLILCGLTSLVSQHIFIHSPDVTQILTFVSLFGFCYLGTTFGFRISQMPFLKQGQKPTVPPTQIPKPKILDTSAIIDGRIADLCQTGFLEGPLIVPQFILFELHRISDSADTHKRLRGKRGLDILHTIQNTESIDVNIVHDDFPQIPDVDSKLVALAKQLEAKLITTDMNLNKVASLQGIQVLNANDVSKAIRPVVIPGESLRVFLLREGKEAGQGVAHLDDGTMVVVDHAKRWIGKYVEVVVTSVIQTSAGRMIFSSVGENTRRLQASFG; via the coding sequence ATGGTTTTTCACAGTCTCTTTATCATCGGAAGCATATTTGCTGGGGTGGCACTCGGATTAAAATTCGGAACAGGATCGTTTCTTGACGGCCTTTTCGGAGCAGGATTGATGTTCTGCGCAAGCCTCGTCCTAATTTGGCTTGAATACAAAGTCTTTCCCATCAAACCGGTCGAAACGGTAGGAAGTTTGGTTGGTTTTTCATTCGGCCTGATCCTGTGTGGCCTCACCAGCTTGGTCAGTCAACACATTTTCATTCACTCCCCAGATGTGACACAAATATTGACCTTTGTGTCGCTTTTTGGATTTTGTTACCTGGGAACCACTTTTGGCTTCCGGATAAGTCAAATGCCCTTCCTGAAACAAGGGCAAAAACCAACAGTCCCACCAACCCAAATTCCAAAACCAAAAATTTTAGATACGAGCGCCATAATCGATGGGCGAATTGCCGATTTATGCCAGACAGGATTTCTGGAAGGACCATTAATCGTGCCCCAATTCATTCTTTTTGAACTTCACCGCATCTCAGATTCCGCAGATACCCATAAACGTCTTCGCGGCAAACGAGGGCTGGATATTCTGCACACCATACAAAACACGGAGTCCATTGATGTCAATATTGTTCATGATGATTTTCCTCAAATCCCGGATGTCGATTCGAAATTGGTGGCCCTAGCGAAGCAACTCGAGGCCAAACTTATCACCACGGATATGAATCTCAACAAAGTCGCCTCGCTGCAAGGGATACAAGTCCTGAATGCCAATGATGTCTCAAAGGCAATTCGACCTGTCGTAATCCCAGGTGAATCATTACGAGTCTTTTTATTACGGGAAGGTAAAGAAGCTGGCCAAGGGGTGGCCCATTTGGATGATGGGACAATGGTTGTTGTCGATCACGCGAAACGATGGATTGGAAAATATGTCGAGGTTGTGGTCACGAGTGTGATTCAGACCAGCGCAGGACGCATGATTTTTTCCAGCGTCGGTGAAAACACCAGAAGACTTCAGGCCAGTTTCGGGTAA
- a CDS encoding HD-GYP domain-containing protein — translation MSKLHKNTIPALRLLEHNQSLKSHTIRHFVEAMRRHDPSLVEHGKRTALYSLLLGQALNLPSDDLSDICYAALLHDLGKLSLPNEIVYQHGYSMIGDYLMTECSPQAGADILSAWPGLKEISKLVALHHERWDGHGLPLGMRGSMIPLGARILSIADTVDQLLTQHDQPITEQIDTLVRILRTLAGTRFDPMLVQVLIDNYSQWEPSFSFQDIPQKFWSGKGHHRSSMKTHIIFLILHKNTATPEIPYKSCADPHLRNILEVTQSLFSKSVMAY, via the coding sequence ATGTCCAAACTTCACAAAAATACAATCCCAGCATTACGCCTTTTGGAACACAACCAAAGTCTTAAAAGCCACACCATTAGGCATTTTGTGGAAGCCATGAGACGCCATGATCCTTCGCTCGTTGAACATGGAAAGCGGACGGCCCTTTATTCCCTACTCCTAGGCCAAGCTTTGAATCTACCAAGCGATGACCTTTCAGATATATGTTATGCAGCCTTGCTCCATGATCTCGGAAAACTTTCTCTCCCAAATGAGATTGTTTACCAACATGGGTATTCAATGATTGGAGATTACCTCATGACAGAATGTAGTCCACAAGCAGGCGCCGATATCCTATCCGCATGGCCTGGACTAAAGGAGATTTCCAAACTTGTTGCCCTGCATCATGAACGTTGGGATGGCCACGGCCTTCCATTGGGAATGCGAGGTTCCATGATTCCTCTGGGAGCAAGAATTCTCTCCATAGCCGATACCGTAGACCAATTACTCACTCAACACGACCAACCCATAACTGAGCAAATTGACACATTGGTTCGCATACTCCGGACATTGGCAGGAACTCGTTTTGACCCCATGCTAGTTCAGGTCCTTATCGATAACTATTCCCAATGGGAGCCATCTTTTTCCTTCCAGGATATACCTCAAAAATTTTGGTCTGGGAAAGGACATCATCGTTCCTCAATGAAAACCCATATAATTTTTCTGATCCTTCACAAGAATACCGCCACCCCAGAGATCCCCTACAAATCCTGTGCTGATCCTCACCTCAGGAATATTCTTGAGGTAACCCAATCTCTGTTCAGTAAATCTGTCATGGCCTATTGA
- a CDS encoding FMN-binding protein, translated as MVLSSSTGFAEEPPQEKIWDHELKRWLNAEELGHLEIYFTEEEAAKVMFPESEKIRKEVLTLTPAQKTMVEQTIGWKFPETSFDVYIGETKGKIDGYAMVQNTIGKHRPITYMVGVDPSGECMNFEVLVYREARGNEIATKRFNFQYEGKDVNDPIRINRDIINITGATMSVRSSSAGVKRVLVLVNEFYLKPRGLGTEIVAAGKSEKGFFESILGL; from the coding sequence ATGGTGCTATCTTCGTCTACTGGCTTTGCTGAGGAACCTCCTCAGGAAAAAATCTGGGACCATGAGCTCAAGCGCTGGCTTAACGCTGAAGAACTAGGTCATTTGGAAATTTATTTTACCGAAGAAGAAGCCGCCAAGGTCATGTTTCCGGAGTCTGAAAAGATTCGAAAAGAAGTTTTAACCTTAACGCCTGCGCAAAAAACTATGGTTGAGCAAACCATAGGCTGGAAATTTCCTGAAACCTCTTTCGATGTCTATATTGGAGAAACGAAGGGAAAAATTGATGGTTATGCCATGGTGCAAAACACCATTGGCAAACATCGCCCCATTACCTACATGGTGGGCGTTGATCCTTCGGGCGAATGTATGAATTTTGAGGTTCTCGTATATCGAGAGGCACGAGGCAACGAAATCGCCACCAAGCGTTTTAACTTTCAGTATGAAGGAAAGGATGTGAATGACCCCATTCGAATCAATCGAGATATTATCAATATTACCGGGGCCACCATGTCGGTTCGGTCATCAAGTGCTGGAGTTAAGCGCGTATTAGTCCTCGTCAATGAATTCTATTTAAAGCCACGTGGCCTCGGCACTGAAATCGTTGCTGCTGGCAAAAGTGAAAAAGGGTTTTTTGAATCCATCTTAGGACTGTAA
- a CDS encoding FAD:protein FMN transferase, whose product MHMGTLVFLTAVAPEEKVAHAAVQAGFSEIHRLEEILSTWIPESELSQVNASAGRSAVAVSPETIEILSKSLEMDRLTDGGFNIAIGPAVEAWNVSREGRIPSQEELEALRPLMNLKNLQIDRESGNVFLRVAGMRVDIGGIGKGYAADLAARVMKQSGATAGVVAISGDIKTFGRMPDGERFVFGIQHPRQEGKLLGQLELEDEAVSTAGDYQRYFMKDGIRYHHILDPNTLQPARLSQSVTVVAKEGVLADGLDTGIFVMGPDKGLALIESLNGVEGIIVGIDGNVLISSGLKGRLRSINSKP is encoded by the coding sequence ATGCATATGGGCACCCTTGTCTTTCTCACGGCAGTGGCACCGGAGGAAAAGGTGGCGCATGCCGCTGTCCAAGCCGGGTTTTCGGAAATTCACCGCTTAGAGGAAATCCTGAGTACTTGGATTCCTGAAAGCGAACTTTCCCAAGTCAATGCCAGTGCTGGGCGAAGCGCGGTTGCCGTTAGTCCTGAGACCATTGAGATCTTGAGCAAATCTTTGGAAATGGATCGTTTGACTGATGGTGGATTTAACATTGCCATTGGTCCTGCTGTCGAAGCCTGGAATGTGAGTCGAGAAGGTCGGATTCCGTCACAGGAAGAGTTAGAGGCCCTTCGACCTTTAATGAATCTAAAGAATCTTCAAATTGATCGAGAATCTGGAAACGTGTTTCTTCGTGTCGCGGGAATGCGCGTAGATATTGGCGGGATTGGTAAGGGGTATGCTGCGGATCTTGCCGCTCGCGTGATGAAGCAATCCGGCGCTACCGCAGGTGTGGTAGCCATTTCTGGAGATATTAAAACGTTTGGTCGGATGCCGGATGGTGAACGGTTTGTGTTTGGTATTCAACATCCTCGACAGGAAGGAAAGTTATTGGGGCAGCTGGAACTTGAAGATGAGGCCGTGTCTACAGCCGGGGATTATCAACGATATTTTATGAAGGACGGTATTCGATATCATCACATTCTTGATCCCAATACTCTGCAACCCGCCCGGTTATCGCAGAGTGTGACCGTTGTGGCTAAAGAAGGGGTTCTGGCTGATGGTTTAGATACTGGAATTTTCGTGATGGGACCGGACAAAGGACTGGCGCTCATTGAGAGCCTAAATGGAGTTGAAGGTATTATTGTGGGAATTGACGGAAATGTGTTGATTTCTTCGGGTTTGAAAGGACGATTGCGTTCAATAAACTCTAAGCCTTGA
- a CDS encoding Spy/CpxP family protein refolding chaperone: MKFTGVTTPSSLTMCSLSSLLVIALAGPAWANDPHSSIHKSPHGSSGYSGAHHSIHGSTHMEASIHGDKHHSKGYPSTEDFHHGKGMTGHSSAHPTMGHGGQGSTHPGAHQSAIEFIDHILKFKEGMSLTDEQEQKLRNIKTNYKKERVKMKATVQLANIDLHELLRDDHANLSDIERDLKNVHALKADLFMASIKAKRDAKGVLSEEQQSRMEKIHERIKSHGGNPAHASGYSRAGKDKGNY; this comes from the coding sequence ATGAAGTTCACTGGAGTCACAACACCTTCCTCGTTGACCATGTGTTCACTTAGTAGCCTATTGGTTATTGCCCTCGCAGGCCCAGCCTGGGCCAATGATCCACACAGCTCGATCCATAAATCTCCACATGGCAGTTCCGGTTATTCCGGCGCCCATCATTCCATCCATGGCTCAACCCATATGGAAGCGAGCATTCATGGGGATAAACACCATTCCAAAGGTTACCCCAGCACGGAAGACTTCCACCATGGCAAAGGAATGACGGGGCATAGCAGCGCACATCCAACGATGGGTCATGGAGGACAGGGCTCAACCCATCCCGGCGCCCATCAAAGCGCTATTGAATTCATTGATCATATTTTGAAATTCAAAGAGGGGATGAGCCTCACCGATGAACAAGAACAAAAACTTCGCAACATCAAAACGAATTACAAAAAAGAACGCGTCAAGATGAAAGCCACCGTCCAACTAGCGAATATTGACCTGCATGAATTACTCCGGGATGATCACGCCAACTTGTCCGACATCGAGCGAGACCTGAAAAATGTTCATGCCTTAAAAGCGGACCTGTTCATGGCATCCATTAAAGCCAAACGCGATGCCAAGGGCGTGTTGTCAGAAGAACAACAGTCGCGGATGGAAAAAATTCATGAGCGCATCAAATCTCATGGCGGAAACCCTGCCCACGCCAGCGGGTATTCCCGAGCTGGAAAAGACAAAGGCAATTACTAA
- a CDS encoding ABC transporter ATP-binding protein, with the protein MTTTPTASPPIVLELHKVTCSYEPGRPAVQDISFAVQKGDIICLLGPSGCGKTTTLRAIAGFESVLEGSVRLDGKMVADGNHHVPPEQRRVGMVFQDYALFPHLCVNDNVGFGLNQLAAENRRRRVEEMLSLTGLSDFGRRYPHELSGGQQQRVALARALAPQPVLLLLDEPFSNLDPDMTYKMRGELHQVLKNTQTTAVLVTHDHEEAFTMADKVAVLHQGRLEQFASPETIYHLPNSRFVAEFVGQADFIPGEIHEHYVVTELGHLPLPNHYQGSEHVDVMIRPDDIKICGAESTGARIETRQFRGSENLYGIRLKSGRLIHSSESSTQIHAVGTQVALKIVVPHIVLFDRAQDS; encoded by the coding sequence ATGACGACCACACCCACAGCCAGCCCACCAATCGTTCTTGAACTCCATAAAGTCACCTGCTCGTATGAACCAGGCCGTCCAGCGGTTCAGGACATTTCTTTTGCCGTGCAGAAAGGGGATATCATTTGCTTGTTGGGGCCTTCCGGTTGCGGGAAAACCACGACACTAAGGGCAATCGCGGGCTTTGAATCGGTGCTCGAAGGCTCTGTGCGCTTAGATGGGAAAATGGTGGCCGACGGCAACCATCACGTGCCTCCCGAGCAACGGCGGGTCGGAATGGTATTTCAAGATTACGCGCTATTTCCTCACCTTTGCGTGAACGATAATGTCGGGTTTGGACTAAACCAATTGGCCGCGGAGAATCGGCGGCGGCGCGTCGAAGAGATGCTCTCTCTGACAGGGTTATCGGATTTCGGGCGACGTTATCCCCACGAACTCTCCGGAGGACAACAACAACGAGTAGCGCTGGCTCGAGCTCTTGCCCCGCAACCGGTCCTCCTTTTATTGGATGAACCGTTCAGCAATCTTGACCCGGATATGACTTACAAGATGCGTGGGGAACTCCACCAAGTCCTGAAGAACACTCAAACCACCGCTGTCTTAGTCACCCATGATCATGAAGAAGCATTTACCATGGCCGATAAGGTCGCGGTGTTACACCAAGGGCGACTTGAACAATTTGCTTCACCAGAAACCATTTATCATTTGCCGAACTCCCGCTTTGTGGCAGAATTTGTTGGCCAGGCGGATTTCATTCCCGGGGAAATTCATGAACATTATGTGGTTACGGAACTTGGCCACCTGCCTCTTCCCAACCATTATCAGGGTTCCGAGCACGTCGACGTGATGATCCGACCGGATGACATTAAAATTTGTGGAGCCGAGAGTACCGGAGCCCGGATTGAAACACGCCAATTTCGGGGATCCGAGAATCTATACGGGATACGCCTCAAGTCGGGACGCCTCATTCACTCAAGCGAATCTTCGACTCAAATTCATGCGGTTGGCACTCAGGTCGCCCTCAAAATTGTGGTTCCTCATATCGTCCTTTTCGATCGGGCTCAGGATTCCTAA
- a CDS encoding iron ABC transporter permease, with the protein MASANSLTTLPRWGVRLPSPFIILAFILAGLITLPLLYVIFSALTADGAVWRRLWTTRIPELLFNTFTLAISVAFIDLLLGVSLAWILTRYRFFGSTLWDWLLILPLAIPSYVLAYTYTYLLQRNGALEQAWQVLAGADAQIFSPFSFSGATLVMSLNTFPFVYLLARSAFKNFNISYEEAARATGASRLTTFFRVSLPMIRPSLFAGLFLAILYVASDFGAVSMLRFQTFTFAIYHQMTGRFDNTAAACLSMILVSGTFLFLLAERWFRQRSRFYQTTGRFRKHIPQACTTIQTITFSGYLLLIVGAAFGLPLLLLIQWTMDALAAGTISTGFWNHFGNSLWLAGIAATLTIIFGIPLAYLACQKQTWSSLLCIQGAYTGYVLPGPVAALAVLVLVSQLIPELYGTIVVLLIAYLVHFLPVGLQGMESTLQQLSPNLEEAAKSLGARSYRTFVSVTLPLVRGGFMSAWILVFIQCLKELPATLLLRPVGFDTLAIRIWLEASEELYQLAAPPALLIVALTIPVVLLLMKKGQHTV; encoded by the coding sequence TTGGCCTCCGCTAATTCCCTCACCACATTGCCCCGTTGGGGTGTGCGCCTGCCCTCCCCCTTCATCATTCTCGCCTTTATCCTTGCCGGACTCATCACTCTTCCCCTCCTCTATGTCATCTTCTCGGCCCTCACCGCCGATGGGGCTGTCTGGCGACGGCTTTGGACCACGCGCATCCCGGAATTGCTATTTAACACCTTTACCTTGGCAATCAGTGTCGCCTTCATTGACCTGCTTCTTGGCGTTTCTCTTGCATGGATCCTGACTCGCTACCGTTTTTTCGGTTCTACTCTTTGGGATTGGTTGCTCATTCTCCCTTTAGCCATTCCTTCTTATGTGTTGGCCTACACCTACACCTACCTCCTTCAAAGAAATGGGGCTTTGGAACAGGCGTGGCAGGTGCTGGCGGGGGCGGACGCCCAAATTTTTTCGCCCTTTAGTTTTTCTGGTGCCACTCTGGTGATGTCGCTCAATACCTTTCCCTTTGTCTATCTGTTGGCGCGATCGGCCTTTAAAAATTTCAATATCTCCTATGAAGAAGCCGCTCGCGCAACAGGAGCCAGTCGACTGACCACCTTTTTTCGCGTGTCGCTTCCCATGATTCGCCCTTCGCTGTTTGCCGGGCTTTTCTTAGCCATTCTCTACGTGGCTTCCGACTTTGGCGCTGTCTCCATGTTGCGATTTCAGACGTTTACGTTTGCCATCTATCACCAAATGACTGGACGCTTCGATAATACCGCAGCTGCCTGCTTAAGTATGATCCTCGTCTCGGGAACGTTTCTGTTTTTATTGGCCGAACGTTGGTTTCGACAGCGAAGCCGGTTTTATCAAACGACTGGTCGTTTTCGGAAACACATTCCACAAGCATGCACCACGATCCAAACTATCACCTTTTCAGGATACCTCTTGCTGATTGTAGGCGCCGCCTTTGGTCTTCCCCTTCTCCTGCTTATTCAATGGACCATGGACGCCTTGGCGGCAGGCACTATCTCGACCGGATTTTGGAATCATTTTGGAAACAGTCTTTGGCTGGCGGGAATCGCTGCCACGTTGACCATCATCTTTGGGATACCCTTGGCCTATCTGGCCTGCCAGAAACAAACATGGTCCAGTCTTCTCTGTATTCAAGGCGCTTACACCGGGTATGTTCTGCCGGGTCCTGTGGCGGCTCTTGCAGTCCTTGTCCTCGTTTCTCAACTTATTCCTGAACTGTATGGAACCATCGTGGTGCTCCTCATCGCCTACCTCGTTCACTTTCTTCCCGTCGGCCTGCAGGGAATGGAATCCACACTTCAACAACTTTCCCCGAATCTCGAAGAAGCCGCGAAGAGTTTAGGTGCACGGTCTTACCGAACATTTGTTTCTGTCACCTTGCCGTTGGTTCGTGGCGGTTTCATGAGTGCATGGATTTTGGTCTTTATTCAATGCTTAAAAGAACTGCCTGCCACACTCTTGCTGCGTCCTGTCGGGTTCGATACACTCGCCATACGCATTTGGCTGGAAGCGAGTGAAGAGCTCTATCAATTGGCCGCCCCTCCGGCCCTGCTTATCGTCGCCCTCACGATTCCAGTCGTCTTACTATTAATGAAAAAGGGACAACACACTGTTTAA
- a CDS encoding extracellular solute-binding protein has product MPFQSFGKFLVYIAFVIVSVLVGPSISMAKESLIVYSGRAERLIKPVLDAFEAESGISIQMLTADSTALVNRLNLEGSRTTADILLTNDAGALERARELHLLQAVDIPGIETAIPSTFRASDNSWIGLSGRIWVMVYNTTMVKPSEISSILDLAQPKWKGKVAIPTAGSEYLQTGVSVIREIKGEAMTKQFLKGLKENAGTSVFGKNRQIVAAVARGEVAVGLVNHYYISRHLAKHPDAPIAQLLPDQEKQGMGVVLNAAGVGITAQSKHLAQAKALVQFLISPKGQKMFANSNKEYPLNTSVDADPGLRPLKSFQVAQVPLARLSELRDPTMTVIEHVGLR; this is encoded by the coding sequence ATGCCTTTTCAATCGTTTGGTAAATTTCTTGTTTATATCGCTTTCGTTATCGTCTCGGTCCTGGTTGGCCCCTCAATTTCCATGGCCAAAGAATCACTGATCGTATACTCCGGGCGAGCCGAACGATTGATCAAGCCTGTACTCGATGCCTTTGAAGCCGAATCCGGAATATCTATCCAAATGCTGACGGCTGATAGCACGGCACTCGTCAATCGACTCAATTTAGAAGGTTCTCGCACAACGGCTGATATCTTGCTCACCAATGATGCCGGAGCCCTTGAACGCGCTCGTGAGCTACACCTCCTTCAAGCCGTAGACATTCCTGGAATTGAGACGGCTATTCCGTCCACCTTTCGCGCCTCCGATAATAGCTGGATCGGATTGTCTGGACGCATATGGGTCATGGTGTATAACACCACCATGGTCAAACCTTCAGAGATTTCTTCAATTTTGGATTTGGCCCAACCCAAATGGAAAGGCAAAGTCGCTATTCCCACTGCCGGAAGCGAGTATCTTCAAACCGGGGTATCGGTCATTCGCGAGATAAAGGGCGAGGCCATGACCAAACAGTTTCTCAAAGGCCTCAAAGAAAATGCTGGCACTTCTGTCTTTGGAAAAAATCGACAAATCGTGGCGGCAGTCGCTCGGGGAGAAGTCGCAGTAGGGTTGGTGAATCATTATTATATCAGTCGGCATCTTGCGAAACATCCGGATGCCCCCATCGCACAACTCTTGCCTGACCAAGAAAAACAGGGCATGGGCGTCGTCTTAAATGCCGCGGGTGTAGGCATTACGGCACAGAGCAAACATCTCGCACAAGCCAAAGCCTTAGTACAATTTCTCATTTCCCCCAAGGGCCAAAAAATGTTTGCCAATAGCAATAAAGAATATCCGCTCAACACCAGTGTGGATGCGGACCCTGGTCTTCGTCCATTGAAAAGTTTTCAAGTCGCCCAAGTGCCACTGGCTCGCCTCTCAGAACTTCGCGACCCCACCATGACGGTGATTGAGCACGTTGGCCTCCGCTAA
- a CDS encoding Fur family transcriptional regulator — MAKPTKELDILKHHLSKNNLKLTRQRENILTTFLKMEHVTAEQMYRLLAKKDPHIGLATVYRTLKLLCETGLAQEQHFGTQTQFDNVAHKGHHDHLICTTCDKIIEFENCQIEELQEEVARKNGFTIRTHKLELYGNPVQLSSGECKNCGKDLSNQDVRR; from the coding sequence ATGGCGAAACCTACCAAAGAACTTGACATTCTCAAACATCATCTGTCGAAGAATAATCTGAAGCTGACGCGGCAACGGGAAAACATTCTCACGACGTTTCTTAAAATGGAACATGTTACGGCAGAGCAAATGTATCGCCTGCTTGCCAAAAAAGATCCGCATATAGGCCTCGCGACGGTCTATCGGACATTAAAACTCCTCTGCGAAACTGGCCTGGCCCAGGAACAACACTTCGGCACCCAAACCCAGTTTGATAATGTAGCGCACAAAGGACATCACGACCACCTCATTTGCACCACATGCGACAAAATCATCGAGTTTGAGAATTGTCAAATTGAAGAACTCCAAGAAGAAGTCGCACGAAAAAATGGATTTACCATTCGCACCCATAAACTGGAACTGTATGGCAATCCCGTCCAGCTCTCGAGTGGCGAGTGCAAAAATTGTGGAAAAGACCTCAGCAATCAAGACGTACGGAGATAA
- a CDS encoding helix-hairpin-helix domain-containing protein: MNSLQQLARSYVTIRLLAFVLCLSLPGLGLATEGKIDLNTASATQLEQLPGIGKEIAQRIISYRKDMGPFKSVEELTKVKGIGKAKLTKVKEHLTIGIATQSTSAK, from the coding sequence ATGAATTCCTTACAACAATTGGCGCGCTCCTACGTGACTATTAGACTGTTGGCTTTCGTGTTGTGTTTGAGTCTTCCTGGTCTCGGACTCGCGACTGAAGGAAAAATTGATTTAAACACGGCCAGCGCTACCCAACTTGAACAACTCCCGGGCATTGGGAAGGAAATCGCCCAGCGTATCATTTCCTACCGAAAGGACATGGGTCCATTTAAGAGCGTGGAGGAATTAACCAAGGTGAAAGGTATTGGCAAAGCGAAGCTCACGAAGGTCAAAGAGCACCTCACGATTGGGATCGCCACTCAATCAACTTCAGCCAAGTAG